One genomic window of Cheilinus undulatus linkage group 7, ASM1832078v1, whole genome shotgun sequence includes the following:
- the il12rb1 gene encoding interleukin-12 receptor subunit beta-2 isoform X2 has product MEILKHWAFPQGHTVVFMLLTLISKGSTCEAPSSPECFRRSSDRTVYTCEWSMNTNESGVEYDFYFDETKFESTKQTTARFPEERLIKYDTVFIWVRAHIGNSSCTSLRSPVILADIVKYEAPTEISATWVKGNLTLCWKAAESRSALAEIRFRQHGNSNALWNNITSSAKTNNKTCTNLQEEPDVTNKTKLLSSSRKVTLLWKSMPPAAAVTGVNLTDTQSSRGCPCGRRNHLMKKNKYTIYVPLSAVNISVVAMNSAGHSPPAVVQLPAVIPEDLQACNGTLLDNKLNKTTCLEFYEFQDEVPRSENVITLTGRQKKPERKNIKENLKDFVRYLYCEHRCHNGRPQTVKMCLFYKKEDAPLTEPKDLITFSETQSSTNLSWRSIPLTDQQGFLTHYSLCSQKISSEEEPKECHKISASLTQCRLENLTPATKYIITLAGVARAGEGPKATVTVNTLPEKYFNVWWSLGLMLSFFFMSTSCTFILKRIKIKIFPPVPKPVIDFTTYPREHQELLDGKEEVYELTLHKLLLEGKSISEEAEDRTVLGEEWDGDMDEDMENERGDSRMSGEINDEDPDCIDETLRSSKDGETTDLQQLENEFAMLIYRNGLVFDVKTDSP; this is encoded by the exons ATGGAAATTTTGAAACACTGGGCCTTTCCACAAGGACATACTGTTGTGTTTATGCTCCTGACATTGATCAGCAAAG GATCAACATGTGAAGCTCCATCCAGTCCTGAGTGCTTCAGAAGAAGCTCCGACAGGACCGTGTACACCTGTGAATGGAGCATGAACACAAACGAGAGTGGCGTGGAATATGACTTTTACTTTGA TGAAACAAAGTTTGAGAGCACTAAGCAGACCACGGCTCGGTTTCCTGAGGAACGACTTATCAAATATGACACTGTGTTCATTTGGGTGAGAGCTCACATTGGAAACTCCAGCTGCACGTCACTCAGGAGCCCTGTCATACTGGCAGACATAG TGAAGTATGAAGCCCCCACAGAGATTTCTGCAACCTGGGTAAAAGGAAACCTTACTCTATGCTGGaaagcagcagagagcaggTCGGCTTTAGCCGAGATCCGGTTTCGTCAACATGGAAATTCAAATGCATTGTGGaacaat ATCACAAGTTCAGCGAAAACCAATAACAAGACTTGTACAA ATCTCCAGGAGGAACCTGATGTcaccaacaaaacaaaactcctCAGTAGCAGTCGAAAAGTGACCCTGCTTTGGAAG TCGATGCCTCCTGCTGCAGCAGTCACAGGAGTAAACCTGACTGACACCCAGTCCTCTCGTGGATGTCCCTGTGGGAGAAGAAACCATCTCATGAAAAAGAACAAGTACACTATCTATGTCCCCCTCTCTGCCGTCAACATCTCTGTCGTCGCCATGAACTCAGCGGGGCATTCTCCTCCGGCAGTCGTACAGTTACCTGCCGTCATACCTGAAGATTTACAAG CGTGTAATGGAACGTTACTGGATAATAAATTAAACAAGACTACTTGCCTTGAATTCTATGAGTTTCAAGATGAAGTTCCAAGGTCAGAAAATGTGATCACTTTAACGGGAAGGCAGAAGAAaccagaaagaaaaaacataaaagaga ACCTGAAGGACTTTGTTCGTTACCTTTACTGTGAACACAGATGTCATaatgggagaccacagactgtTAAAATGTGCCTCTTTTATAAAAAAGAGGACG CTCCTCTCACAGAACCGAAGGATCTAATAACTTTTAGTGAAACACAGAGCTCAACGAACCTGTCTTGGAGGTCGATACCCCTTACTGACCAGCAAGGTTTCCTCACACACTACAGCCTCTGCAGCCAGAAAATCAGCTCAGAGGAAGAGCCGAAAG AGTGCCACAAAATTTCAGCCTCGCTGACACAATGCCGTCTAGAAAACTTGACTCCTGCCACCAAGTACATCATCACTCTGGCTGGAGTGGCACGAGCAGGCGAAGGACCTAAAGCTACAGTCACTGTCAACACACTGCCAGAGAAATATTTCAATG TGTGGTGGAGTCTGGGCTTAAtgctttcattcttttttatgTCAACATcatgcacctttattttgaagag AATCAAAATCAAGATCTTCCCACCAGTGCCAAAGCCTGTAATTGATTTCACAACTTATCCAAGAGAGCATCAG GAACTTCTGGATGGAAAGGAGGAGGTGTACGAGCTGACGCTGCACAAGCTGCTCCTTGAGGGCAAGTCTATCTCCGAGGAGGCCGAGGACAGGACTGTCCTGGGAGAAGAGTGGGATGGTGATATGGATGAAGACATGGAGAATGAGAGGGGAGATTCAAGGATGTCAGGAGAGATCAACGATGAAGATCCTGACTGTATAGATGAGACACTGAGGAGCTCAAAAGACGGAGAGACGACCGATCTCCAACAGTTAGAAAATGAGTTCGCCATGCTGATCTACAGGAATGGTTTGGTCTTTGATGTGAAGACAGACTCCCCTTGA
- the il12rb1 gene encoding interleukin-12 receptor subunit beta-2 isoform X1: MEILKHWAFPQGHTVVFMLLTLISKGSTCEAPSSPECFRRSSDRTVYTCEWSMNTNESGVEYDFYFDETKFESTKQTTARFPEERLIKYDTVFIWVRAHIGNSSCTSLRSPVILADIVKYEAPTEISATWVKGNLTLCWKAAESRSALAEIRFRQHGNSNALWNNITSSAKTNNKTCTSQVNLLRNSAYKIQIRHKSKQVKRPLWSDWSQVVDVPADLQEEPDVTNKTKLLSSSRKVTLLWKSMPPAAAVTGVNLTDTQSSRGCPCGRRNHLMKKNKYTIYVPLSAVNISVVAMNSAGHSPPAVVQLPAVIPEDLQACNGTLLDNKLNKTTCLEFYEFQDEVPRSENVITLTGRQKKPERKNIKENLKDFVRYLYCEHRCHNGRPQTVKMCLFYKKEDAPLTEPKDLITFSETQSSTNLSWRSIPLTDQQGFLTHYSLCSQKISSEEEPKECHKISASLTQCRLENLTPATKYIITLAGVARAGEGPKATVTVNTLPEKYFNVWWSLGLMLSFFFMSTSCTFILKRIKIKIFPPVPKPVIDFTTYPREHQELLDGKEEVYELTLHKLLLEGKSISEEAEDRTVLGEEWDGDMDEDMENERGDSRMSGEINDEDPDCIDETLRSSKDGETTDLQQLENEFAMLIYRNGLVFDVKTDSP; this comes from the exons ATGGAAATTTTGAAACACTGGGCCTTTCCACAAGGACATACTGTTGTGTTTATGCTCCTGACATTGATCAGCAAAG GATCAACATGTGAAGCTCCATCCAGTCCTGAGTGCTTCAGAAGAAGCTCCGACAGGACCGTGTACACCTGTGAATGGAGCATGAACACAAACGAGAGTGGCGTGGAATATGACTTTTACTTTGA TGAAACAAAGTTTGAGAGCACTAAGCAGACCACGGCTCGGTTTCCTGAGGAACGACTTATCAAATATGACACTGTGTTCATTTGGGTGAGAGCTCACATTGGAAACTCCAGCTGCACGTCACTCAGGAGCCCTGTCATACTGGCAGACATAG TGAAGTATGAAGCCCCCACAGAGATTTCTGCAACCTGGGTAAAAGGAAACCTTACTCTATGCTGGaaagcagcagagagcaggTCGGCTTTAGCCGAGATCCGGTTTCGTCAACATGGAAATTCAAATGCATTGTGGaacaat ATCACAAGTTCAGCGAAAACCAATAACAAGACTTGTACAA GCCAGGTCAATCTGTTGAGGAACTCTGCCTACAAGATTCAGATCAGGCATAAGTCCAAACAGGTCAAGAGGCCTCTGTGGAGCGACTGGTCTCAAGTTGTGGACGTTCCTGCAG ATCTCCAGGAGGAACCTGATGTcaccaacaaaacaaaactcctCAGTAGCAGTCGAAAAGTGACCCTGCTTTGGAAG TCGATGCCTCCTGCTGCAGCAGTCACAGGAGTAAACCTGACTGACACCCAGTCCTCTCGTGGATGTCCCTGTGGGAGAAGAAACCATCTCATGAAAAAGAACAAGTACACTATCTATGTCCCCCTCTCTGCCGTCAACATCTCTGTCGTCGCCATGAACTCAGCGGGGCATTCTCCTCCGGCAGTCGTACAGTTACCTGCCGTCATACCTGAAGATTTACAAG CGTGTAATGGAACGTTACTGGATAATAAATTAAACAAGACTACTTGCCTTGAATTCTATGAGTTTCAAGATGAAGTTCCAAGGTCAGAAAATGTGATCACTTTAACGGGAAGGCAGAAGAAaccagaaagaaaaaacataaaagaga ACCTGAAGGACTTTGTTCGTTACCTTTACTGTGAACACAGATGTCATaatgggagaccacagactgtTAAAATGTGCCTCTTTTATAAAAAAGAGGACG CTCCTCTCACAGAACCGAAGGATCTAATAACTTTTAGTGAAACACAGAGCTCAACGAACCTGTCTTGGAGGTCGATACCCCTTACTGACCAGCAAGGTTTCCTCACACACTACAGCCTCTGCAGCCAGAAAATCAGCTCAGAGGAAGAGCCGAAAG AGTGCCACAAAATTTCAGCCTCGCTGACACAATGCCGTCTAGAAAACTTGACTCCTGCCACCAAGTACATCATCACTCTGGCTGGAGTGGCACGAGCAGGCGAAGGACCTAAAGCTACAGTCACTGTCAACACACTGCCAGAGAAATATTTCAATG TGTGGTGGAGTCTGGGCTTAAtgctttcattcttttttatgTCAACATcatgcacctttattttgaagag AATCAAAATCAAGATCTTCCCACCAGTGCCAAAGCCTGTAATTGATTTCACAACTTATCCAAGAGAGCATCAG GAACTTCTGGATGGAAAGGAGGAGGTGTACGAGCTGACGCTGCACAAGCTGCTCCTTGAGGGCAAGTCTATCTCCGAGGAGGCCGAGGACAGGACTGTCCTGGGAGAAGAGTGGGATGGTGATATGGATGAAGACATGGAGAATGAGAGGGGAGATTCAAGGATGTCAGGAGAGATCAACGATGAAGATCCTGACTGTATAGATGAGACACTGAGGAGCTCAAAAGACGGAGAGACGACCGATCTCCAACAGTTAGAAAATGAGTTCGCCATGCTGATCTACAGGAATGGTTTGGTCTTTGATGTGAAGACAGACTCCCCTTGA